One segment of Synechococcus sp. A15-24 DNA contains the following:
- a CDS encoding FAD-dependent oxidoreductase, which translates to MNAVSQTDQKPTLIIGGGLMGLAVAHQLARRGTSVRVISRKRSEAAGFVAAGMLAPHAEGLSGALLQLGQASLELIPRWVAQIEVDSGLSCGLRACGIVVPFRSVDQRDQYPTSGYGVALDRDELEHELPGIGSSWTCGLLFEQDGQIDNRRQLMRALERACVSLDVQFLEGSDVKEIQRDTSGFLKGVVMESAEGERCQLSCHQAVLACGAWSQKLMPELPVFPIKGQMLSLQGPREALKRVIFGPGTYLVPREDGLVVVGATSERDAGFQEGLTPNGQKQLQAGLESLLPAAASWPPMERWWGFRPCTPDEAPLLGESSIPGLWLTCGHHRNGVLLAAITAQKIAEVLFSGQKSSKLLHDFHWDRFTKGRP; encoded by the coding sequence GTGAATGCCGTGAGTCAGACCGACCAGAAGCCAACTCTCATCATTGGTGGCGGCCTGATGGGATTGGCAGTAGCCCACCAGCTGGCCAGGCGCGGAACATCTGTTCGAGTGATCAGCCGCAAGCGCAGTGAGGCGGCCGGTTTTGTAGCGGCTGGGATGCTCGCTCCCCATGCGGAAGGGCTATCTGGAGCACTGCTGCAACTTGGCCAGGCCAGTCTGGAGCTGATCCCACGTTGGGTGGCCCAGATCGAAGTGGACAGCGGCCTGAGCTGTGGTCTCAGGGCCTGCGGCATCGTGGTCCCGTTCCGAAGCGTTGATCAACGGGACCAATACCCCACGTCCGGTTATGGAGTGGCCCTTGACCGCGACGAGCTGGAGCACGAACTACCCGGCATCGGCTCTAGCTGGACCTGCGGTCTGTTGTTCGAGCAAGACGGACAGATCGACAACCGCCGTCAGCTCATGCGCGCCCTTGAACGTGCCTGCGTCTCTCTAGATGTTCAATTTCTGGAGGGAAGCGATGTCAAAGAGATCCAAAGGGATACGTCTGGATTTCTGAAGGGCGTCGTGATGGAAAGCGCCGAAGGTGAGAGATGCCAGCTCTCTTGCCATCAAGCAGTGCTGGCCTGCGGCGCCTGGAGTCAGAAGTTGATGCCTGAATTACCCGTGTTCCCGATCAAAGGGCAGATGCTGTCGCTTCAAGGTCCACGGGAAGCGCTCAAGCGGGTGATCTTTGGCCCAGGCACCTATTTGGTACCGAGGGAGGATGGACTAGTGGTTGTTGGAGCCACGAGCGAACGAGATGCAGGTTTTCAAGAGGGGCTGACCCCCAATGGCCAGAAGCAGTTACAAGCTGGCCTTGAGTCGCTGTTGCCAGCAGCAGCCAGCTGGCCGCCAATGGAACGGTGGTGGGGATTCCGGCCCTGCACGCCTGATGAAGCCCCCCTGCTGGGCGAAAGCTCCATTCCAGGACTTTGGTTGACCTGCGGCCATCACCGCAATGGAGTGTTGCTTGCCGCAATCACAGCCCAGAAAATTGCCGAAGTCCTTTTTAGTGGCCAGAAAAGCTCAAAACTTCTGCACGATTTCCACTGGGATCGCTTTACCAAGGGGCGCCCATGA
- a CDS encoding CHAT domain-containing protein, with amino-acid sequence MSVLPGFDPQKYNPAVIHLRFTQAEGRTSSANSDAFLDITLIPSSGDVEGFRVELSSSVFRDQLRQLYMQLSRLESLNEDKPESPSRQIHSLIFGELKPVLEAKKVTTLLIAADRGLQAVPFAALHDGEQFLGDRYAFAITPSLALTDFEAKSQSQGKILALGASQFEGLASLPLVPQEISRIAVDDKKDQFLNKDFTPDTLLTKASESQYGLLHIATHAEFKPGGPEASQLHSGSGPLSMKQLSTLRKTRKGAPFDLVVFSACRTALGDADAELGFSGLALQAGARSAIGTLWYVDDVVTSAYFVQMYRFLEQGVPKAEAMQMTRQAFIRNLIKLSGDELLDVGGLPLLTQLTSSQQRRVSNGVSNPFFWAGIELMGAPW; translated from the coding sequence GTGTCAGTGCTGCCTGGGTTTGATCCTCAAAAATACAATCCTGCGGTGATCCACTTGCGTTTCACTCAGGCGGAAGGCAGGACGTCTTCTGCTAATTCTGATGCATTTCTCGACATAACATTGATTCCTTCTAGTGGGGATGTTGAGGGATTTCGCGTCGAGCTTTCATCCAGTGTTTTTCGAGATCAGTTGCGTCAGTTGTACATGCAGCTTTCGAGGCTTGAGTCTTTGAATGAGGACAAACCCGAGTCGCCCTCTCGACAGATTCACTCCCTCATTTTTGGTGAATTGAAGCCAGTCCTTGAAGCCAAGAAGGTCACGACATTGCTCATTGCTGCTGATCGTGGACTTCAGGCAGTACCATTCGCGGCGCTCCATGACGGGGAGCAATTCCTCGGAGATCGTTATGCATTTGCGATTACTCCATCGCTAGCGTTGACTGATTTTGAGGCTAAGTCTCAATCCCAGGGTAAGATTTTGGCCTTGGGTGCCTCTCAGTTCGAAGGTCTTGCATCACTCCCGCTGGTTCCGCAGGAGATCAGTCGTATTGCCGTTGACGACAAAAAAGATCAGTTTCTAAACAAGGATTTTACTCCAGACACTCTTCTGACCAAGGCGTCTGAATCTCAATATGGGCTGTTGCATATTGCGACCCATGCTGAATTCAAGCCGGGTGGGCCCGAAGCATCCCAGTTGCATTCAGGCTCAGGGCCTCTGTCAATGAAGCAGCTTTCAACATTGAGAAAGACGAGGAAGGGAGCTCCATTCGATCTGGTTGTGTTCTCTGCTTGCCGAACCGCCTTGGGTGACGCAGACGCTGAATTGGGTTTTAGCGGCTTGGCCCTTCAGGCTGGAGCGCGCAGCGCCATTGGCACGCTCTGGTATGTCGATGATGTGGTGACATCAGCTTATTTTGTGCAAATGTATCGGTTTCTGGAACAAGGAGTTCCTAAGGCGGAGGCAATGCAGATGACCCGCCAAGCGTTTATACGAAATTTGATCAAGCTTTCCGGTGATGAGCTCCTCGATGTTGGAGGCCTGCCTCTGTTGACGCAACTCACGTCGTCTCAACAAAGACGCGTCAGTAATGGGGTGTCCAACCCTTTCTTCTGGGCCGGCATTGAGCTCATGGGCGCCCCTTGGTAA
- a CDS encoding autotransporter-associated beta strand repeat-containing protein, translating into MIRFTLGVLLGMSGVVHQTSALAEIRAGRGKGLSTKVNGKKGGSCSEGICKISGGNKAGRNKFLRFKDFDTRGKIKGVEIDTGGKRNLVVGVTSPLGSFINKSIELSSKANLFWLSPGGIHLGAGAGFVNVPKLNLSTSRSLRFGEGTFDVFKTRASELTALKGDPLPGSLGFGGIEILDALAADGSVPVIQMDGIDIRMDRELFADAPGGVVEVRESTIHVGDGDASTSRLTLTGDEVVVGEGTHLKAEQASGGGTIEVGGSWQNSDETVRQAKRAVIEAGAVLDASAGDVGDGGEIVVWSNIIDSESQTLISGELRARGGRDQGDGGRIETSGFMLDVYGIQIDAIAEKGINGLWLLDPRDIIIDIYEFSSGLTGTKYDGYFADDLSFFDTAATESDSRFASPFTSINTITPGANFDNTYSVRFVGYFKAPASGQFTFKTRSDDASYLWIGSDSTESVDSFESTITTSNALVSNGGTHGARDRSATTTFSLSQDSYYPLVVYFGENGGRDQITVSYTPPGGTETDDGTGVYFSRTNTSGLDVSTVNATGSSTDAVITPSTIESALSSANVSLTASRDIKVQQSITLSPSSNTLTLNSGDSIVVDQAITGGNALNLHSDGGVAVNAELSANTIDIRANSSGGLSGSGNISTTSSLEALQASNTTYSGQISGTGILRKNGTGKLSLTGVKSFTGDTTVNAGTLESVGTAMSSAVAVAAGATYEIDLVSASDTAIYSKIISGEGSFVKSGAGDLTFDQVHTYTGSTSISGGTLKTSGSGSLGSSTALSVASGATYEVGADEEVGSIAGSGSISLGAHQLTAGGSGTDTTFGGVISGTGGLTKTGSGTLTLSGANTYTGASNVSGGLLSVSGSLSDGTAVSVSEGATYEVGADEEVGSIAGSGSISLGANQLTAGGSGTDTTFGGVISGTGGLTKTGSGTLKLSGANTYTGASNVSGGLLSVSGSLSDGTAVSVSEGATYEVGADEEVGSIAGSGSISLGAHQLTAGGSGTDTTFGGVISGTGGLTKTGSGTLKLSGANIYTGATNISGGRLTTTSSGSLSSATAISVASGATYEVGADEEVGSITGSGSISLGANQLTAGGSGTDTTFGGVISGTGGLTKTGSGTLTLSGANTYTGASNVSGGLLSVSGSLSDETDVLIGEGSVYELGSSDRVGSIAGGGSIVLNTFQLTAGNELDTTFSGVMSGEGGFTKVGSGVLTFTGDNTYTGSTVVNEGELAVQGSGPTSANCADGATSNVCEVTPEPEPEPEPEPEPEPEPEPEPEPEPEPEPEPEPEPEPEPTPEPTPEPPRELTPEPPRELTPEPLGELTPELLGELTPEPMGELTPELLGELTPEPMGELTPELLGELTPELLGELTPELLGELTPEPPRELTPELLGGLTPEPPREVTPDAVISDLVAESSVETITAAIAVVETAATVSTASTSPVDVAAAPETSTSAATPSPNASVSTAATSEVVSVVAATTETSSSTDSSNVSDTVESVAASLVPPSLSAEGTSVDLSLGDSFQVAAVSSEGSGTTSSATSAVGVASATSESTVASSTPDVSNSEASSGADTAAGSETSAAGESGEASGETTDSADPSDDSAATDSSEDTSTEESGTDDSADEADAEADTEADAEGEGEGGAEGEGEGEAEGEAEGEGEGEGEAEAESDADGEGTSDGDQGGSGDQESAPSAAVDVKRVDSSQALAAVSEGDSAATDRAVGALNLPELSGRRTPSAGQISNFLQQLQQQIAGGQ; encoded by the coding sequence GTGATTCGCTTCACCCTCGGTGTCTTGCTGGGGATGAGTGGCGTCGTGCATCAAACATCGGCGCTGGCTGAGATTCGCGCTGGTCGTGGCAAGGGTCTGTCGACCAAGGTGAACGGAAAGAAGGGCGGCAGCTGCAGCGAAGGGATCTGCAAAATCAGCGGTGGCAATAAGGCGGGACGCAACAAATTTCTGCGATTCAAGGATTTCGACACGCGCGGCAAGATCAAGGGGGTTGAGATTGATACCGGTGGCAAGCGCAATCTGGTGGTGGGTGTGACCTCACCGCTGGGTTCCTTTATCAACAAATCGATTGAGCTTTCCTCAAAGGCAAATCTGTTCTGGCTGTCACCAGGCGGTATTCATCTCGGCGCAGGTGCAGGATTCGTCAATGTTCCCAAGCTGAATCTGAGCACCTCGCGATCGTTGCGTTTCGGTGAGGGAACGTTTGATGTGTTCAAGACCCGGGCTTCTGAACTAACGGCGCTCAAGGGAGATCCGCTGCCTGGCTCGCTTGGGTTCGGTGGGATCGAAATACTGGATGCCCTGGCAGCTGATGGCTCGGTTCCTGTGATTCAGATGGATGGGATTGACATCCGCATGGACCGTGAACTGTTCGCCGATGCACCTGGAGGTGTGGTGGAGGTTCGTGAAAGCACGATCCATGTTGGTGATGGGGACGCCAGTACATCACGGCTGACGTTGACCGGAGACGAGGTTGTTGTTGGCGAAGGCACGCACTTGAAGGCGGAGCAAGCCAGTGGCGGTGGAACGATTGAAGTGGGAGGCAGTTGGCAGAACAGTGATGAAACAGTGCGGCAGGCCAAACGCGCTGTTATTGAAGCTGGCGCAGTGCTGGATGCATCTGCTGGCGATGTTGGCGATGGCGGTGAAATTGTGGTGTGGAGTAATATCATTGACTCCGAATCGCAAACCCTGATCTCAGGTGAGCTTAGGGCAAGAGGCGGAAGGGATCAAGGTGATGGCGGTCGCATAGAGACATCGGGCTTTATGCTCGACGTCTATGGTATTCAGATTGACGCTATAGCTGAGAAAGGGATTAATGGTTTGTGGCTCTTAGATCCAAGGGATATTATAATTGATATATATGAGTTTTCGTCGGGCCTTACTGGAACAAAATACGATGGATATTTTGCCGATGATTTATCATTCTTCGACACGGCTGCCACTGAATCTGATTCACGATTTGCTTCACCGTTTACAAGTATTAATACCATTACGCCTGGGGCCAACTTTGATAATACCTATAGCGTTCGGTTTGTCGGTTACTTTAAGGCTCCAGCCAGTGGTCAATTCACGTTCAAAACAAGAAGTGATGACGCTTCATACCTTTGGATAGGATCCGATAGTACAGAATCTGTTGATTCATTCGAATCAACCATCACAACATCTAACGCACTTGTCAGCAATGGTGGGACTCATGGTGCGCGAGACAGATCGGCGACGACAACATTTAGCCTTTCACAAGACTCGTATTACCCTTTAGTAGTTTATTTCGGGGAAAACGGTGGCCGCGATCAGATCACAGTGAGTTATACACCTCCAGGCGGAACCGAAACGGATGATGGGACCGGAGTGTATTTCTCTCGAACAAACACCAGCGGATTGGATGTATCTACAGTAAACGCTACTGGTTCAAGTACAGATGCAGTTATTACACCCTCAACTATTGAATCGGCTTTAAGCAGCGCGAATGTCTCGTTGACTGCGTCTAGGGATATTAAAGTTCAACAGTCTATCACTTTGAGTCCAAGCTCTAATACCTTAACTCTTAATTCGGGAGATTCGATTGTTGTCGACCAAGCAATTACAGGCGGCAATGCTCTGAATCTTCATTCAGATGGTGGAGTAGCAGTCAACGCAGAATTAAGCGCGAATACTATTGATATTAGAGCAAACTCAAGTGGAGGCTTAAGTGGTTCAGGAAATATATCAACGACTAGCAGCCTAGAGGCTCTCCAGGCCAGTAACACGACATATTCTGGACAAATTTCAGGCACTGGCATACTCAGGAAGAATGGTACTGGCAAGCTTTCCCTGACTGGAGTTAAAAGTTTTACAGGCGATACCACTGTTAATGCAGGCACGTTGGAGTCTGTAGGCACAGCCATGTCTTCAGCTGTAGCTGTTGCTGCTGGTGCAACTTATGAAATTGATTTGGTATCTGCCTCTGACACTGCCATTTACTCGAAGATCATCAGTGGAGAAGGATCTTTTGTGAAGTCTGGGGCAGGGGATCTGACTTTTGATCAAGTGCACACCTACACCGGATCTACAAGTATCAGTGGCGGGACGTTGAAGACAAGTGGCAGTGGAAGCCTTGGCAGCTCTACGGCACTATCTGTTGCCAGTGGTGCGACTTATGAGGTTGGTGCTGATGAAGAAGTGGGATCGATTGCAGGGAGTGGATCGATCAGTTTGGGAGCACATCAGCTGACGGCTGGCGGATCGGGAACGGATACAACATTTGGCGGTGTGATTTCGGGAACAGGTGGATTAACGAAGACCGGCAGCGGGACGCTGACGCTTAGTGGTGCGAACACGTACACGGGTGCGAGCAATGTGAGTGGCGGATTGCTGTCTGTGAGCGGAAGTTTGAGTGATGGAACCGCGGTGTCTGTGAGTGAAGGGGCGACTTATGAGGTTGGTGCTGATGAAGAAGTGGGATCGATTGCAGGGAGTGGATCGATCAGTTTGGGAGCAAATCAGCTGACGGCTGGCGGATCGGGAACGGATACAACATTTGGCGGTGTGATTTCGGGAACAGGTGGATTAACGAAGACCGGCAGCGGGACGCTGAAGCTTAGTGGTGCGAACACGTACACGGGTGCGAGCAATGTGAGTGGCGGATTGCTGTCTGTGAGCGGAAGTTTGAGTGATGGAACCGCGGTGTCTGTGAGTGAAGGGGCGACTTATGAGGTTGGTGCTGATGAAGAAGTGGGATCGATTGCAGGGAGTGGATCGATCAGTTTGGGAGCACATCAGCTGACGGCTGGCGGATCGGGAACGGATACAACATTTGGCGGTGTGATTTCGGGAACAGGTGGATTAACGAAGACCGGCAGCGGGACGCTGAAGCTTAGTGGTGCAAATATATACACAGGTGCCACAAATATTAGCGGTGGAAGGTTGACTACAACCAGCAGTGGTAGCTTAAGTAGCGCGACGGCCATATCTGTTGCCAGTGGTGCAACTTATGAGGTTGGTGCTGATGAAGAAGTGGGATCGATTACAGGGAGTGGATCGATCAGTTTGGGAGCAAATCAGCTGACGGCTGGCGGATCGGGAACGGATACAACATTTGGCGGTGTGATTTCGGGAACAGGTGGATTAACGAAGACCGGCAGCGGGACGCTGACGCTTAGTGGTGCGAACACGTACACGGGTGCGAGCAATGTGAGTGGCGGATTGCTGTCTGTGAGCGGAAGTTTGAGTGATGAGACGGACGTTTTGATTGGCGAAGGCTCTGTTTATGAGCTGGGATCAAGTGATCGTGTAGGTTCCATCGCCGGTGGTGGATCGATTGTTCTAAATACTTTTCAGCTAACCGCTGGCAATGAGCTCGACACAACATTTTCAGGGGTGATGTCTGGCGAAGGTGGTTTCACAAAGGTTGGCTCCGGTGTACTCACGTTTACGGGTGACAACACTTACACCGGTTCAACCGTCGTTAACGAAGGGGAACTGGCCGTCCAGGGCTCCGGACCGACGTCAGCCAATTGTGCTGATGGCGCCACGTCGAATGTTTGTGAGGTCACTCCAGAGCCGGAGCCGGAGCCTGAGCCAGAGCCGGAGCCTGAGCCTGAGCCTGAGCCTGAACCGGAACCGGAACCGGAACCGGAACCTGAGCCGGAGCCTGAGCCTGAGCCTGAGCCGACGCCTGAGCCGACGCCTGAGCCGCCGCGTGAACTAACGCCTGAGCCGCCGCGTGAACTAACGCCTGAGCCGTTGGGTGAACTAACGCCTGAGCTGTTGGGTGAACTAACGCCTGAGCCGATGGGTGAACTAACGCCTGAGCTGTTGGGTGAACTAACGCCTGAGCCGATGGGTGAACTAACGCCTGAGCTGTTGGGTGAACTAACGCCTGAGCTGTTGGGTGAACTAACGCCTGAGCTGTTGGGTGAACTAACGCCTGAGCCGCCGCGTGAACTAACGCCTGAGCTGTTGGGTGGACTAACGCCTGAGCCGCCGCGTGAAGTAACGCCTGATGCGGTCATTTCTGATTTGGTAGCCGAAAGCAGTGTCGAAACCATTACGGCTGCGATTGCTGTGGTTGAAACAGCAGCGACTGTGTCCACGGCTTCCACTTCCCCCGTGGATGTTGCTGCAGCTCCTGAAACGTCAACGTCAGCTGCAACTCCGTCGCCTAATGCTTCTGTTTCCACCGCCGCAACGTCGGAGGTGGTTTCAGTGGTGGCCGCAACGACCGAAACAAGTTCTTCGACTGATTCGTCGAATGTGAGTGACACAGTTGAATCAGTCGCAGCATCCCTTGTTCCGCCCAGTCTTTCTGCAGAGGGAACGTCAGTGGATCTTTCTCTGGGTGACTCGTTTCAGGTCGCTGCAGTGAGCTCTGAGGGTTCTGGCACAACATCGAGTGCGACTTCCGCCGTTGGTGTGGCTAGTGCAACGTCAGAGTCAACAGTTGCTAGTTCTACACCTGATGTTTCCAATTCAGAGGCCTCCTCTGGCGCCGATACAGCAGCCGGATCCGAAACCTCAGCTGCAGGTGAAAGTGGAGAAGCTTCGGGCGAGACAACAGACTCAGCTGATCCATCGGATGACTCAGCTGCCACTGATTCCTCGGAGGACACATCAACTGAGGAAAGTGGAACCGACGACAGCGCCGATGAAGCAGACGCCGAGGCTGATACAGAAGCAGATGCTGAAGGGGAGGGAGAGGGTGGAGCCGAAGGAGAAGGAGAAGGAGAAGCCGAAGGAGAAGCAGAAGGAGAAGGAGAAGGAGAAGGAGAAGCAGAGGCAGAATCTGACGCAGATGGAGAAGGCACCTCTGACGGTGACCAGGGAGGATCTGGAGACCAGGAATCGGCACCATCCGCAGCTGTAGACGTCAAACGAGTGGATTCCTCACAGGCTTTGGCAGCCGTTTCTGAAGGAGACAGTGCGGCGACTGATCGAGCTGTAGGTGCGTTGAACTTGCCTGAACTTTCAGGTCGCCGTACGCCATCGGCTGGGCAGATCAGTAATTTTCTGCAACAGTTGCAACAACAAATCGCAGGAGGTCAATAG
- a CDS encoding ShlB/FhaC/HecB family hemolysin secretion/activation protein: protein MLLLAQLVAPPIQPGPVRLPNTAPQQRPEDDGSLFDEPAEAAPQPSTAPATSDREQSGEQALDWRPTIIGKTPYDDAQLQAILKDCGKASTNATLNACAAALTAQLIKDGYVNSRVYSLKTPEPGALEVVLGTIAELRITSEDEALQKQVQQQLTPLIGSVLHIPTLEEELVQVRRRGVGDIKGGMGRLGSDPTKAVVNLAVSPAEPEPLRGDFSLGNNGNVGSGEWRGVATLLQKGLIERGDTALLFLELNSDGDLELGSKVASLTYTYPLRDNWSITGSFGVSYSRFVEFQKPAYNFSFRTLQGLLQLETTLQESENLTWTAATAFSTNRSDSFKSGRSFPLVSGGGNDGWSHSGFLKLSTNVGGFTGPLFWNTNAYFSQGIAGVTLDEHLHNLDVAGIEPGEARAVGALTDIGLSLSPSTTMNLRFAGQLAFNRLPGSMSFGLGSGIGLRGLPGSLIAGDSGYLATGEVVWTPWQKDQQRISLIPYLGIGGVHTKFPDRTLEDSIGVGGLVGRYQNGRWEAELGWVDTFNSNDNPGLWNDWILGHGMYTKVRYSF from the coding sequence GTGTTGCTACTGGCCCAGCTGGTCGCCCCGCCCATCCAGCCGGGTCCCGTGCGCCTGCCCAATACCGCACCACAACAGCGGCCCGAAGATGATGGATCCCTTTTTGATGAGCCCGCTGAAGCCGCGCCGCAGCCGTCAACCGCTCCCGCAACATCGGATCGAGAGCAGTCCGGTGAGCAGGCGCTCGACTGGCGTCCCACCATCATTGGCAAGACACCCTATGACGACGCTCAACTCCAGGCGATCCTCAAGGACTGTGGCAAAGCCAGCACTAACGCCACACTCAACGCCTGTGCTGCAGCACTCACGGCTCAGTTGATCAAGGACGGTTACGTCAACAGTCGTGTCTACAGCCTGAAGACCCCAGAACCCGGCGCCCTGGAAGTGGTGCTCGGGACCATTGCGGAATTGCGCATCACCAGCGAGGACGAAGCCCTGCAGAAACAGGTGCAGCAACAGCTCACCCCCCTGATCGGCAGCGTGCTCCATATCCCCACACTGGAAGAGGAGCTGGTTCAGGTGCGGCGGCGCGGCGTCGGAGACATCAAGGGTGGGATGGGCCGCCTGGGAAGCGACCCCACCAAGGCCGTGGTGAACCTGGCTGTTTCACCTGCCGAACCAGAACCGTTGCGAGGTGACTTCTCACTCGGCAACAATGGAAATGTTGGAAGTGGTGAATGGCGTGGTGTTGCCACGCTTCTTCAGAAAGGTCTGATTGAACGAGGGGACACAGCTCTGCTGTTTCTGGAGTTGAACAGCGATGGTGATCTGGAGTTGGGCAGCAAGGTGGCCTCTCTTACCTACACCTACCCCCTCCGGGACAATTGGTCGATCACAGGGTCGTTTGGCGTCAGCTACAGCCGCTTTGTGGAATTCCAAAAGCCGGCTTACAACTTCAGTTTCCGTACCCTGCAAGGGCTGCTGCAATTGGAAACAACTCTGCAGGAGTCCGAAAACCTCACATGGACCGCTGCGACAGCATTCAGCACCAATCGCAGTGACAGCTTCAAATCAGGACGCAGTTTTCCCCTCGTCAGCGGCGGTGGGAACGATGGCTGGTCTCACAGTGGTTTTCTGAAACTCAGCACCAACGTTGGTGGATTTACCGGACCCCTGTTCTGGAATACCAATGCTTATTTCAGCCAGGGTATTGCCGGAGTGACCCTCGATGAACACCTGCACAACTTGGATGTTGCAGGAATAGAACCAGGCGAGGCCCGTGCTGTCGGAGCGCTGACTGACATCGGTTTGAGCCTGTCTCCATCGACCACCATGAATCTCAGATTCGCTGGTCAGCTTGCCTTCAATCGCCTTCCAGGAAGCATGAGTTTCGGCCTCGGTAGTGGTATTGGCCTGCGGGGACTTCCAGGAAGTCTGATCGCTGGGGATAGTGGTTATCTGGCCACAGGGGAAGTTGTTTGGACTCCGTGGCAGAAGGATCAACAACGGATTTCACTGATTCCCTACCTGGGTATCGGTGGTGTTCACACCAAATTTCCAGACAGGACCTTGGAAGACAGCATCGGTGTGGGTGGGCTGGTCGGCCGCTATCAAAACGGCCGATGGGAAGCGGAACTCGGCTGGGTCGACACGTTCAACTCAAACGACAATCCCGGGCTCTGGAACGACTGGATCCTGGGCCACGGGATGTACACCAAGGTCCGCTACAGCTTCTGA
- the ndk gene encoding nucleoside-diphosphate kinase: protein MAAERTFIAIKPDGVQRGLVGEILGRFEHKGFKLVGLKQLTPTRELAEQHYGVHKERPFFAGLVDFITSGPVVAMVWEGDGVIASARKLIGATKPLEAEPGTIRGDLAVNIGRNVIHGSDAPETAEFEIGLWFGATELNDWVPSDQSWRVEG from the coding sequence ATGGCCGCCGAACGTACCTTCATCGCCATCAAGCCCGACGGCGTCCAGCGTGGATTGGTGGGTGAAATTCTCGGTCGCTTCGAGCACAAGGGCTTCAAGCTCGTGGGTCTGAAGCAGCTAACCCCCACCCGCGAGCTGGCTGAGCAGCACTACGGAGTTCACAAAGAGCGACCGTTCTTTGCCGGCTTGGTGGACTTCATCACCTCTGGCCCTGTGGTGGCGATGGTTTGGGAAGGCGATGGGGTGATCGCTAGTGCCCGCAAGCTGATCGGTGCGACCAAACCCCTCGAGGCTGAGCCAGGCACCATCCGTGGAGATCTTGCCGTCAACATCGGGCGAAATGTGATCCATGGATCGGATGCGCCGGAAACCGCTGAATTTGAAATTGGTCTCTGGTTTGGTGCGACCGAACTCAATGACTGGGTCCCATCTGATCAGAGCTGGCGCGTCGAGGGTTGA